One window of the Garra rufa unplaced genomic scaffold, GarRuf1.0 hap1_unplaced_496, whole genome shotgun sequence genome contains the following:
- the LOC141317216 gene encoding uveal autoantigen with coiled-coil domains and ankyrin repeats protein-like, whose product MLEMFEKDDTDMQSSGPDFVPTAQYESLRREFEELQEKYSRAQASTEASSIAEDPGSEEKGEKDQKALEEQLAQAKAELEELKEQMRLGVYSVEEAEAKPEGVSESPEEGANLENQQLRARVQELEAELASKKTVGEGLSEGDNDTIQQLKERVTELEAALQDREKGKEEENETVVSLKKQVEELDKALQRSKTAGHGENEGAPVNGLQAQVEELERALKESVPRGQFEEVQVTLGLQLNQLARERAEVATRLNQALVELERLRPPSHIGEDEDDEDPSESSEVSIASEHSLHLSPGGRTLEAIKEELEVARQEAAQALDTLCAERESRAQDVLQLRDAIPLVKHQETLSAIAQQLAQTEKELQAERALREQAQTELARLESELQTVQKDSVSKEEHDKVKTELERSLEDSRQSARAAQDALSEKETELKELRSQKALEQGLVSKEDHEAQRLSLKAEINTLTAQMADLARKHEKTCTEVFQVQREALFNKSERQVAESQLETVKKQLADLQAESTHIQQLHQDIQDSQGLIKEKDRKITELSKEVFRLKEALGALTPPLGRSPSPPSSGIPGQQLALQNRVTTLTQQLQDWERKHKAVVSVYRSHLLAAVQGRMDEEVQALLLQILRMSQKGQN is encoded by the exons ATCTGAGGAAAAAGGGGAGAAAGATCAAAAAGCTCTGGAGGAACAGCTGGCCCAAGCCAAGGCTGAGTTAGAGGAACTCAAAGAACAGATGCGTCTGGGGGTCTATTCGGTGGAGGAAGCAGAAGCGAAGCCTGAAGGGGTCTCTGAGTCCCCTGAGGAAGGGGCAAATCTGGAGAACCAGCAGCTGAGAGCGAGGGTGCaggagctggaggcggagctaGCTAGCAAAAAGACAGTTGGGGAGGGGCTTAGTGAAGGTGACAACGACACCATCCAACAGCTGAAAGAGAGAGTGACAGAACTTGAGGCAGCTCTGCAGGATAGAGAGAAAGGGAAAGAGGAGGAGAACGAGACAGTTGTGAGCCTTAAAAAGCAAGTGGAAGAGCTGGACAAAGCCCTGCAGCGAAGCAAGACGGCAGGGCACGGGGAGAACGAGGGAGCGCCGGTGAACGGGTTGCAGGCACAGGTGGAAGAACTTGAGCGGGCGTTAAAGGAGAGCGTCCCTCGTGGTCAGTTTGAGGAGGTTCAGGTCACTTTAGGGCTTCAGCTTAACCAGCTAGCTCGAGAACGAGCCGAAGTGGCTACCCGACTCAACCAGGCCTTGGTGGAGCTGGAAAGGCTCCGCCCCCCATCCCACATTGGCGAAGATGAGGACGACGAGGACCCGTCTGAGAGCTCAGAGGTTTCCATTGCATCTG AGCACTCCCTGCACCTGTCGCCGGGCGGACGGACCTTAGAGGCGATAAAGGAGGAGCTGGAAGTTGCAAGGCAAGAGGCAGCACAAGCTCTGGACACCCTGTGTGCCGAGAGAGAAAGCCGGGCTCAGGATGTACTGCAGCTGAGAGATGCAATACCACTGGTGAAACACCAGGAGACACTGTCCGCAATAGCCCAGCAGCTAGCTCAAACTGAAAAAGAGCTCCAAGCAGAGAGGGCACTGCGTGAGCAAGCTCAAACCGAGCTCGCCAGACTTGAATCCGAGCTGCAGACTGTGCAAAAAGACTCGGTTAGCAAGGAAGAACATGATAAAGTCAAG ACAGAGCTAGAGCGCTCTCTAGAGGACAGTCGGCAGAGTGCAAGAGCAGCACAGGACGCTCTGAGTGAAAAAGAGACGGAGCTGAAAGAGCTGCGATCGCAGAAAGCTTTAGAACAGGGCCTAGTGTCCAAAGAAGACCATGAGGCCCAGAGACTGTCCCTAAAGGCTGAGATCAACACCCTGACGGCCCAGATGGCCGATCTAGCACGCAAGCACGAGAAGACCTGCACTGAG GTGTTCCAGGTGCAGCGGGAGGCTTTATTTAATAAGAGCGAGCGTCAGGTGGCTGAATCCCAGCTGGAGACTGTTAAAAAGCAGCTGGCGGATCTTCAGGCCGAGTCCACCCACATCCAACAGCTCCACCAGGACATTCAAGACTCACAAGGGCTCATCAAGGAGAAAGACCGCAAG ATCACAGAGTTGTCTAAAGAGGTTTTTCGTCTGAAGGAGGCTCTAGGGGCTTTGACTCCTCCGCTGGGACGTTCCCCATCGCCACCATCCTCAGGGATACCTGGACAACAGTTGGCACTGCAGAACCGTGTGACCACATTAACACAGCAACTCCAG GACTGGGAGCGCAAACACAAGGCTGTTGTTTCAGTATATCGTTCTCATCTATTAGCTGCTGTACAG GGCCGGATGGATGAAGAAGTTCAGGCGCTTTTGCTTCAAATCCTCCGCATGTCACAGAAAGGTCAAAATTAG